The Morococcus cerebrosus sequence ACCGTCAAAGGTGGGCATGGGTGGGGGCAGCAGGTTGTTGAGGGTTAGGGCGGCGGGGTTCAGGGTAGGGTAGCCGCTAAAGGTTACGGTGTAGCCGCCGTTGGCAGTGCTGTGGATTTTGGCATGTGCACCCAAGGGGAAGGTGCTTTTATTGGTAATGTGTCCGAAGGGGAAGCCTGTCAGGACGGGGACTTTGGCGGTGCGTGAGACGTGGTTGACGACAGCGGAGAAGTCGTAGCTTGAGTCGTATACGTCGCGGATGGTGCCCATGCGGAAGTCGCCGAAGATGATGGCGCGTTGTTTTTGCAGGATGCCTGCAAGATAAAGCGTGTTCAACATGCGTTCGATGCGGTAGGGTTGTTCGCTGACGTCTTCGACGAACAGGATGCCGCCTTGGATGTCGGGCATATAGGGCGAGCCTGCGAGGGAGGCGAGAACGCTGAGGTTGCCGCCCCATAAGGTACCTTCGACGTTGACGTTGGCGCGTTGGATGGCGGGAACGTCGATAATGTTGACGTTGTTGGTGGTGCCGCGGATGAACGAATCCATGGTGAAGACACTGGGTTCGGGTTTGCCGAATTCGCTGTAAACCATAGGGCCGGCGAAGCTTGCCATATTGTCTTTGGCGAGCAGGGCGAGTTGGACGGCGCAAACGTCGCTGAAGCCGAAGAACAAGGTGCCGCGTTCGCGCATTCTGGCGCCGAGTGAAGCGAAGTCGATTTGCGGCAGGA is a genomic window containing:
- a CDS encoding LD-carboxypeptidase translates to MTWQTSRRHFLRACSAAAGAGLLQACGTGTTVTPSTQTGNTAKAQPVQPKTSHPPRSGDNLLRVVAPSGFAEDPNRVNAGLTRLYNAGFTVTNQQAGSRRYQRFAGSDAQRAADFQEVATGRVETPKVLMGLRGGYGAARILPQIDFASLGARMRERGTLFFGFSDVCAVQLALLAKDNMASFAGPMVYSEFGKPEPSVFTMDSFIRGTTNNVNIIDVPAIQRANVNVEGTLWGGNLSVLASLAGSPYMPDIQGGILFVEDVSEQPYRIERMLNTLYLAGILQKQRAIIFGDFRMGTIRDVYDSSYDFSAVVNHVSRTAKVPVLTGFPFGHITNKSTFPLGAHAKIHSTANGGYTVTFSGYPTLNPAALTLNNLLPPPMPTFDGATYSPIVEEITE